The window GCGCAAGATAACGTCGTGATCGTGAGCGAGGGCGCGTGGTACGACCCCGCCGTCTGGGGCGAGAAAAGCCTATGCAAACACGGCAACATAAACGTGCTAACCAAGGACGTGCCCAGCTCGCAGCTATCGCAAAGCAACACCGCGCACACGAGCATGGTGCAGATCGAGAAATTTAAAGGCGAACTGCCGAGCGTAACGGCATTTGATAGGCCCGCGACAATAGAGGCTTAGCGTGTTTTCTAGCTCTTGCGCCAAAGCCCTACCAGCCATTTATCGCAAACAAAATCGCTAAGCTTTTCTGCGCCAAGAGCTCGTCCGAGAGGCGGTCGTATTCGCCCCCGAGCCCCATTTCTTGCGCCATAGACGGCGGCTCATCGTCCCAAGAGCCCATCGCACCGAATACATCGGCGATCCCCGCCGCGGCAAACGCCCTCAAGCTCGGCTGCGGCAGCGCTGCAAACGAAACGGCGTAATACTCGCCTACAGCGACTTCGCCCCGCAGCGTCTTAAGCGCATTATCAAACGTCTGCTCAAAGTTTTCGCAGCCTATCTTGCTCGCAAAATCCCTAATTTGCACTAAAACATTCCCGAATTCTGCGCTGTTATCGCGCGCGTTTAGCGCATCCCGCGGCATCCCGCACCAAAGGCGCTCGACGTATTTCACGCGCCAAGCCTTTTTGTTGCGATCGTATTTCCAATCAGGCGTAAAAACGCCGTTAAAGTCCTCAAAGCGGCAAACGATGCCGTTTACGCTCATCCCCGAAAAGCCCAAAAGCGCTCTATTTTTTACGAAAGTTGGAATACTAAGCCCCGCGTCCTTCAGACCGAGCTTTAGGCACTGCTCTATCCAACGCTGCCGTGCGGAGATCGGCTCGTCCTCGCACTCTTTTTGCGCGACTTGCTCAGTAAAAAATTTGCGCGCTTTTTGCAAAAGTGGCAAGTCCGTGCTTTCGTCGGCGCCTTTTTTTCTCGCCGCTTTTTCATTTGCCGCTTCTTTTCTGTTCGTGCGCTTTTGCTCCGCTACCTCATCGCTCTCGGCAGTTTTGTCCATCGCACTGCTCTGTACTGCACCGTACGCATCTTTTTGCTCCGTAGCTTTACTTGCGTCGTTTACGCTGCCATGCGCTGCGCGGCTTGCGCCCTCTGCGGTGCGGAAATGCTCCTTTGCAAACTCAAAATTTAAAAATTTTATATATTTTTGATCTTGCGGCAGCGGCTTAGGATTGCCGCGCAGAGCTGATTTTAGCGCGACGCACAGCGCGCACGAGAGATATATTTCGCCGTTCATAGATATCCTTTAAATTTAGATCGCTCCCGTTTATGCGGCGGATTATTTATGCTCCGCGCCAAAAGCTAGCGGCGGCAAAATTTTAAAATTTTGCGCCTTAGCGACAAATTTAATCACGATAAAATTTACGCATGAAGCAAAAACAAGTCTACGCAAAGATAGAATTCCCAACCGCCGCGAACATAAATTTAAAAGCAGCGACCATATCGAAAAAGGCGCCGTTATAAATTTACAAATGCCGCATACGTCGGTAAAATTCCGAAGCCGAAATCTACGAGCGGCATGAGCAAGGCGATGCGGGTTAAATTTACGCGCACTTTAAAAACGACAAACCGCTTTAAAAAAATTTCAACCGCGCTCGCGCTATGTTTTAAAGACAAGTCGCCGCGCCTACGCTGCCGCCAAATTTAAAATGAACCAATCGCACCGCAAAATTTTAAAAGTAAGCCGTTATACCCAAACTAGCGTAAATTGAAAATAAAGCAATCGCTCCGTTTATGCTACAAATGCCGCTCATCCGCAAGCCGCCGATCGCAAGTCCTACGCCGCGAGCGCCCTACGCTACGACGTTTGGAAACTCATAGACCACGCGGCCGCTTTTGATCGTGCATACCGCAGCGCCCGTAAGCTGCTTGCCGAAAAGCGGCGAGTTGCGCGATTTGGACTTATTTAGCGCCTCGTCGTAAACGTAGGAAATCTGCGGATCGATGATCGCGACGTCGGCCAAAAAGCCCTCTTTGATCTCGCCCTTGTCCTTTAAATTTAGAATTTTAGCCGGGTTAAACGAGCAGAGGCGCACCATGTCTTCAAGGCTGATGACGCCCTCGTTTACGAGCCGAAGCGTAAGCGGCACGAGGGTTTGAAGCCCCAAAATTCCAAACGGCGCATGGTCGAATTCTACAAATTTATCGTCGGTGTTATGCGGAGCGTGATCGGTCACGATGGCGTCAATCAGACCGCTTTTGAGCGCCTCTCTGATCGCCTGCACGTCGCTTTGGGTGCGAAGCGGCGGCGACATTTTAAAATTCGTATCGTATCCCATCAGCTCGCGCTCGTCAAAGGTGAAGTGATGCGGCGTAGCCTCGCAGGTGACGCGGATACCCTCGCGCTTAGCCTGCTCAATGAGCTTGAGCGACCACGCCGAGCTTACGTGCGCGACGTGGATGTGCCCGCCCGTCTTTTTGGCAAGCAGCAGATCGCGCGCGATCATAATCTCCTCTTTTTCGCTCGCCATCCCCTTTAGACCGAGGATCGCGCTTATCTTGCCCTCGTTCATCACGCCGCCGTGGCAAAGCGAGCAATCCTCGCTGTGATTTATCACGAATGAGCCGAAGTGCGCGGAGTATTCGAGCGCCTGTCGCATCACGGAGCTGTCGGTCACGGGCAGCCCGTCATCGCTGAAAGCCACGCAGCCCGCTTCCAGCATATCGCCCATCTCGACGATCTTTGCGCCCTTGCAGTCCTGCGAGATCGCGCCTATCGGTAGCAGATCGATAAGCCCGCGCTGTTTGGCCTTGGCGATCATCGCGCGCGTGATACTGGAGTTATCGTTCACGGGCTTGGTATTTGCCATCGGGAGGCAAGTCGTCACGCCGCCTGCGACCGCAGTTTCGCTGCCGCTGATGACGTCGTCTTTGTATTCGAGCCCGGGATCTCTAAAATGCACGTGCATATCGATGAGCCCCGGCATCACGAGCTTGTCCGCAGCGTCTATTACGCGGTCTGCGGCGAGACACTCGCGCGTGATCTTTGAAATTTTATCGCCTTCGATCAGGACGTTCGCTTCCTCGCTGCCGTTATGATTAACGATCGTGCCGTTTTTTATTAAAATTTTCATCGTGCGCTCCTGTTTAAATTTATCGTATGAAGTATCGCCATTCGCATCGCCTCGCCGTTTTCTACCTGATCTAAAACGCAGCTATAGCGCGGATCGTCGGCTACGTCGGAGTTGATCTCCACGCCGCGATTGATCGGGCCCGGGTGCATTATCATGACGCCCTCTTTCGCAGCTTGCATCCGCTTAGCGGTAAGTCCGAAAAATTTCGAGTACTCGCGCACGCTCGGGAAGCTCGGCTCACCGTCTTGCCGCTCAAGCTGGATTCTAAGCATGATGATGACGTCGGCGCCCTCGATCGCCTCCTCTACGCTTTTGCATATCGGGCAGCCGAACGCGTCGCAGTCGCGCAGCATCATCGGAGGGCCGAAGAGCCGCACGTTTATGCCGAGCTTTCGCATCGCCCAGATGTCGCTTCTAGCCACGCGCGAGCGGAATATATCGCCGATGATCGCGACGTTTAAATTCTCGATCCTACCCTTGTGCTCGCTGATCGTAAAAAGATCCAGCAGCGCCTGGCTTGGGTGCTCGTTCAGCCCGTCGCCCGCATTTACGATCGATGCGTCGCAGTTGGCCGCGACGAATTTCGCCGCGCCCGAGCAGCTGTGGCGCAGTACGAAGATATCCGTGCGCATCGCCTGCATATTTCTGATAGTGTCGATCAGCGTCTCGCCCTTTTTCGTGCTGCTGTCTGCGGCGGTGAAATTTACGCTGTCCGCGCCCAGGCGCTTGGCTGCGATCTCAAAGCTCGTGCGGGTGCGGGTGGAGTTTTCGAAAAACGCGTTGATGACCGTCTTGCCGCGAAGCGAGTCGGATTTTTTGACGTCAGAGCGGTTGAGCGCTTTAAACTCGCGCGCCAGACCGATGAAGTCGTAGATGTCCTCGCGGCTCAGATCCTGCGCGCTAAGAAGATGCTTTAGTTTATACATTCCCTCTCCTTTTTTGGGCCGAATTTCAGCCGTAATTGTATAAAAAAATCTCTGATAAAATTTTAAAATTTAAGAGCGGGGCTCAAATTTAGACGCATAATTTTGCTTGAAATTTTATTTGAGTTCGTATACGAAGCGCGAGCGGAATTTCGGGGTAAAATTTAAAAATTTTGAGATTAAATTTGAGCTTCTTGAGCGAAAATTTTAAAAAATCAGCCGCGCCACTTACGTAAAATTTTAAAGCTTTACGCGCAACAGGCGGCTAGAAAAGCAAAGAATTTAAAGCTTATTTAAATACTTTATATAATTTTTCGCGCTATTTTCTACGGCTTGCTCGCTTTTATCGTAAGTAAAGCCGTATGAGACGAAATTAGGCATAGTCGTTGCGCCGACGAAATTAAACGTAGCCTTAAATGGCGCTAGCACCTCATCCACGCTAAAGCCCACGATGCCGTTTTTAGAATAGTTTGCCTCGGTCGCGCCAAGCGAGATCGCAAGCGCGAATTTTTTGCCTTTAAGCTTACCGCCGCTCTCTGTGCCATAAGCCCAGCCGCGCGTAAAAACGTCCTCAAACCACTGCTTAAGAAGCGGCGTGCAGTTTGAAAAACGAAACGGAAACTGAAGCACGATTTTATCGTGGCTTTCGAGCAGTTTTTGCTCCTTTTCCACATCGATTTTAAAATCCGCATAAAGCGCGTAAAGATCGTGAAGCTCGAACTTATCAGGATGGGCTAGCACGGCATCCCTCCAGTGGCGGTTTACGAGCGAGTTTGCAATATTTGGATGAGCCAAAATAATGAGAGTTTTCATTTCTATCCTTTAAATTTGAAATTGCGGAGTGCATTATAGCTCTACTTCGTAAAATTTTTCTCGTTTTATCGCAAGCAGCCTTAAATTCTAAAGCTTTACCAGCCGCTGCCTGCTTATCTTTACAGCAACTTCAAAGAGCGGAGCTTTGAATTCCAAACTTCATCCACTACTCGCGCTTTATTTTAGAAATGCTCGCCCTCGGGGCACTCGTCGCGTTTTGCAAAGATTTACTACTTTTTTGTAAGTGTTCATCGCACCATTGCGGAAGCTCGCGCGAGTAAAATTTTAACGAAACCGCCGCGCCGAGTAAATTTAATAAAATTTAGCATCGTTTCTCTGCGAGCATTCGCCACAACAAACAAATTTAAGCGAAATTTAGCCGCGCTTAAATTCTAAAGCTTTGTCCGCCGGTGTCGTCTCTCTGATCCAAGCGTCTGTCGCGCTCTTTTGGAGGCTCGCCGCTTCCTCGCAGGTAGCGGTCGCAACGAAAAATTTGAGTAAAATTTAGCGCCGCTTAAATTCTAAAACTTTGCCTATCGGTCGCCTCTTCAAGCCCAGAATTATCGTCGCGCTCCTGCGAGCGCCCGCCGCGCGGCTCATGTCTAGGCTGCACGCCAAAGCCCTCCAAGACCTTGCCTAGGCTTTCATTAGCGTCCTTGATGATGCCTTGCAGGCTCTGCCCCATCTGATCAAGGTTTTTGCCCGCCTCGCGCACCGCCGCCTCGCCCTGCTTTAGCAGATCCTCTATCCTATCCGCGTTGCGAGCGGCGAAATCGTTCAAGACTTCGGGCGCTTTTTTCTGCAAATTTTGCAAGGCCTCGCCAAAAACTTTAGCATCGTTTGCAAGCTCGTCTATCGTGGAGTTCAGATCGGATTTTTGCTTGCTCTCAAGGCCCTGCGGCACGGAGTTTTGAGCGGAATTTTGCCCTTGATTACCCGCGCTAAAATTCTGCTCCGAGCGCGCACTTTGCTCGCGATTTTGCGCGTCCGATCCGCCGTCGCAGCCGCCTAAAATACATATCGCGGCTATCGCCAAAGTAAAATTTCGTGCCGCGTTTAAAAAGCTAAAATCGTTTATAAAACTAAAATTTCTAGCGCGACCCTCTGAGATAAAATTTCGCCCGTCGCTAGCCCGAGTAAAATTCTGCCCGCCCTGCGTCGAAATAAAATTTCGCGCACCGCCGACCGAAACGAAATTTCGCTCTCGCTCAAAGTCCCGCTCGCCGCTAGCTCGGATAAAATTATGCGCTAAATCGCGTCCGCACCCTTTCAAAATTCGTCTTTTCAAAATCCGCTCCTTTAAATTTCATCTCTCGCAATCGCGCTCGGAAGCCGCCCGAAAAACAGATCGCTTCTAAGCTTCAAAAGCAAGCAGATAGCGATATCGGCGCTTTGTTCGCGGATGTAGTTTCGATCGCCTTTTAGATGAAATTCCCCGACGATCTGTTTGCCGCCCTGCTCCTTCGCGCCGATAAAGACCGTCCCTACGGGCTTTTGCGCGCTTCCGCCGCCGGGGCCCGCGATACCGCTTACCGCAAGAGCGAAGCTCGCCCCGCTGCTTTGTAGCGCGCCCTCCAGCATCTCGCCCACGGTCTGCGCGCTGACCGCGCCGTAGCGCGCGAGCGTATCTTCGCATACGTTGAGCCAGAGATTTTTTATCTCGTTGGCGTAGCTTACGAGCGAACCGTCAAAAACGTCGCTTACACCCGCGACCGCGCCGAATTTTGCAGCGATGAGCCCTGCGGTGCAACTTTCGGCAAAGGTGATCTTAGCGCCTATTTCGCGCAGTCTATCCACCACGAAGCCCATAAAATCGCCGCCTTCGATGTAGCAGCTCTCATAATACTTGCCGACGCTTTGCAAAAACGCGTCCAGCGCTCCGAATTTCATCGCACTGGCGCGCACTAACAGCAAAAAGGAGCAGGGCCTACTGATCGTAAGCGAAATTTTATAACTGATCGCAAGGCTTTCTAGGCGCTGCTTTACGCTTTCGTATTCGCAATCGAATAGATAAAAGCTCTCGCCCGCATTCGGCGCGTCTTGAAGGATCGGCGGCAGGCTCTGCAAGCAAAGTGCTTTGATCACGTTTACCGAGCAGCCTCTGACGTTTAGCAGGAAGCTATTTTTCGCCACCGTGCGCGCCATCGAGGGCGCTAGGGTTTCTCCGTTTTTTAGCTCAAGCGAATCGAAAGAGAGCGTCGATAAAATTTTACCGACGACCGCGTAGGCGGAGTTTGCCGCAAAGATCGTGATAAAATCGTACGAATCGATCATCTTTTCAAGCACGAAGGGCAAAACCTTATCGTTTTCGCTTAAGAATTTCAGATCGTCCATCCGCCCAAAAACTCGTTCGTAGCTGCGAGATATATAGCTCATCAAAGCCGCGTCGTAGCGGATCTCCTCGCCGATTACAAGGATGATATTTTTCATAAAGACCCTCATTAAATTTTCGCACATTATAGCATAAACGCAGACTGCTCTTTCAGAGCTTTTTAATGGCGTTTTGGATAAACTTCACAAATTTTTTAAGACACGAAAAGGTACAAATATGGACTACAAAGATACTCTCTTTCTTCCTACTACGGATTTTGCGATGCGAGGCGCACTGCCGCAAAACGAACCTGCGCGGTTTAAGGCATGGTACGAGCAGCGTAAAATTTACGAAAAGATGAAGGCTAAACGCAAGGGCGCAAGCGTTAGCTTTAATATCCACGACGGCCCGCCGTACGCTAACGGACACCTCCACATCGGCCACGCGCTGAATAAAATTTTAAAAGACATCATCACCAAAACCCATTATTTCTTCGGCGAGGAGATCCGCTACGTGCCGGGCTGGGACTGCCACGGCCTGCCGATCGAGCAGCAAGTAGAGATTAAGCTCGGAGATAAGAAAAAATCGCTTTCAAAAGTGCAGATCCGCGAGCTTTGCAGACAGCACGCCAAAGAGTTTATCGACGTGCAGCGCAATGAATTTAAAGATATGGGGATTTTGGGCGACTGGGACGATCCGTATCTGACGCTAAAATTTGAGTTTGAGGCTGAAATTTACAAAGCGCTCTGTCAGATCGCGAAAAAAGGAATTCTGATCGAGCGAAGTAAGCCCGTGTTTTGGAGCTGGGCGGCAAAAAGCGCGCTCGCAGAAGCCGAGGTCGAGTACAAAGACAAAGAGGACTACTCGATCTTCGTGGCGTTCGATCTAAGCGGTGAAGCAAACGCTAAAATCGGCGCGAAAGGCGCTAAAGCGGTCATCTGGACGACCACGCCTTGGACGCTACCTGCAAACGGCGCAATATCTTTGAACCCGAATGAAATTTACGCGCTGACGAGCGAAAATTTGATCCTTGCTAAACCTCTGGTCGAAAGCCTCGTAAGCCTGGGCATCACCAAGGGCGAGATCGTAAAAGAATTTAAGGCTACCGAGCTTGAGGGCTTAAACGCAATCAATCCGCTAAACGATAGGGATTCAAAATTTATCCTCGGCGAGCACGTTTTAATGGATGGCGGCACTGGGCTCGTGCATACGGCTCCCGGACACGGCGAGGACGATTATTTCGTAGGGCTTAAATACGGCATCGAGGTGATTATGCCCGTGGATGAGGGCGGCTGTTTCGACGAGACGCTTAAAACTAAAAAACTCTTCCGCGCAGACGTCGTAGATGAGCTCGTGGGGATGCATATTTTCAAAGCAAACGAGAGAATTTTACAGATCCTAGGTCCCGCGCTTATCAAATCCGGTAAATTCGTCCACTCCTATCCGCACTGCTGGCGCACGCACAAGCCGGTGATCTACCGCGCGACGAAGCAGTGGTTTATCGCTATGGACGAGCCTAAACTCAGCGGCAAGACGCTGCGCCAAGTAGCCCTTGAAGAGATCGAAAAGGTTAAATTTTATCCGCAAAGCGGCATCAACCGCCTAAGCTCGATGATAGAGAACCGCCCTGATTGGTGTATCTCACGCCAGAGAGATTGGGGCGTGCCGATCGCGTTTTTCCGCGACAAAAGCACCAAAGAGCCGATCTTTGATGAAAAAATTTTAAATAATATCTACGAGATTTTTAAAGCCAAAGGCGCGGATGCTTGGTGGCAGATGGAAATTTCGGAGCTCTTGCCGCAGGACAGCGGCTATAAGCCCGAAAATTTAGAAAAGGTGATGGATATCTTAGACGTTTGGTTCGATAGCGGCTCGACGTGGAAAGCGGTGCTACAAAGCGGCGCCTACGATGCAGGCAAATTCCCCGCGGATATGTATCTTGAGGGCAGCGACCAACACCGCGGCTGGTTTCAAAGCTCACTGCTTCTAAGCTGCGCGATTAACGAATGCGCGCCGTACAAGAGCATCCTCACGCACGGATTTACCGTCGATGAGAAGGGCCAAAAGATGAGTAAATCAGTCGGAAACGTCGTCTATCCGCAAGAGGTCGCAAAGAGCCACGGCGTGGAAATTTTACGCCTTTGGGTCGCGATGAGCGATTACTCGACCGATCTGAAGATCAGCGACAATATCCTTAAGCAGGTAAGTGAGCAGTACCGCAAGATCCGAAATACTATAAGATTTATGCTCGCAAGCACCAGTGATTTAAATGAGATCGAGACGAGCAATTTTACGCGGCTTGACCGCTGGATCCTAACGCGCGCGGCAAACGCCTTTGCGAGCGCGGAAGCGGCGTTTAGAAACTACGATTTTTCAAAGGGCTTCAACGCCTTGCTAAATTTCTTAAGCGCCGATCTGAGCGGAATTTATCTTGATATCTGCAAAGATAGGCTCTACTGCGACGCACCCGACGAGCCGCGCCGCAGAAGCGCGCAAAGCGCGATCGCGCTGATCACGCGAGCGCTACTGCCTCTAATCGCGCCTACGCTAACCTACACGATCGACGAAGTGATGCAGTTTGCGCCGAGTATCATCAAAGAGGGCAAGGAAGACGCTTTCGACTTGATTTACAAGCCGATAGAATTTGACGATTTTCTAGAATTTGACGAAATTTTAATCAAATCGAGGGAGAAATTTTTCGAGCTTATCGACGCGCTGAAAAAGGACAAGATCATCAAATCGACGCTTGAGCTGGTTTTAGAAACGAGCTCGAACGAAATTTTATCAAACGACATCCTGGGCGTGGCGGATTGGTTCATGGTAAGCGACGTGGACACTCTGCAAAGCGAGGAGGCTCTGGCGGAATTTAAGATAAACGACGAAATTTTCCGCCTCGTAAAATCCTCTAAACACAAATGCCCGAGATGCTGGAAATTTAACGCAAAAGAGCCGGATGAGCTCTGCCCGCGCTGCGCAAAGGTCATGCATGCTCGCTAGCCCCATAAGTCTCGGCTTCGTATTTTTTACGATCGCGCTGATCTGCGTAGCGACGGGCGTGGGGATCTATTTTGTGAATAAATTTAAGGATGGCAGATGATAAGTTTGAAAGAGGCTCTAAAGCTGAGCGCGGATGAAATTTCGGCGCTTAGAGCGGAGCTAAAGGATAAAATTTTAAAAACCAAAGAGCTCGGCGCCTACGTCGAGCAGCTTACGGGCGAGGCTCTAAACGTCAGCGGCGAGGGCGTGCCGATCGCGATCAAAGATAACATTCAGGTAAAAGATTGGAGCGTCACCTCGGCGAGCAAAATTTTGCAAGGCTACGTTGCGCCATACGACGCGACGGTGATCAAAAAGCTACGCGAACGCGGTTTGGCGCCATTTGGGCGGACGAATATGGATGAGTTTGCGATGGGAAGCACGACTGAAAGCTCATTCTACGGCAAAACTCTAAATCCAACCGATCACTCGCGCGTGCCCGGCGGCAGTAGCGGCGGAAGCGCGGCTGCCGTAGCGGCAAATATCGCCGTAGCCGCACTCGGAAGCGATACGGGCGGCTCGATCCGCCAGCCGGCGGCATTTTGCGGCTGCGTAGGCTTTAAGCCGAGCTACGGCAGGGTCAGCCGCTACGGGCTCGCGGCGTATTCGAGCAGCCTCGATCAGATAGGACCGATCACGCGCAGCGTAGAGGATGCGGCGATTTTATACGACATCATCGCAGGTCGCGACGAGATGGACAGCACGAGCTACGCGGGCGCTTACGAAAGCACCGCGGATAAGCTAAACGCCGATCGCAAGCTTAAGATCGCCGTTATAAAAAATTATATTGACGAAGCCTCGCAGCAGGTCAAAGAGGCTTTAAATTTAACTATAGAAAAGCTAAAATCATTCGGGCACGAGATCGTTTACCGCGATCTTTGTAGCTCCAAATACGACATCGCGACCTACTACATCATCGCCACCGCCGAGGCTAGCGCAAATTTAAGCCGCTACGACGGCGTGCGCTACGGAAACCGCGCGAAGGCTCTAAATTTAAAAGAGCTCTACGCCAACACCCGCGGCGAGGGCTTCGGCGACGAGGTCAAGCGCCGCATGCTTCTAGGCACCTTCGTGCTAAGCAGCGGCTACTATGACGCGTATTACATCAAAGCGCAGAAAGCAAGGGCATTCATCAAAAGCGAATATGAGGAAATTTTAAAAGACGCCGATTTGATCTTTATGCCGATTGCGCCGGGTGTGGCATATAAATTCGGCGAGCTTAGCGATCCGCTTCGCGCGTATCTTAGCGACATCTACACGATCGGCGTAAATTTAGCGGGGCTTCCCGCGATCTCCGTGCCGGTAGCGAAAAACAAAGAGGCTCTTAATATCAGCGCGCAGCTCATCGGGCGCGCCTACGACGAACAAACGGTGCTGGACGGCGGCTTGAGTTTAGAAAAAATCGTGAAAGGATAAGTATGAAGATCGTCAAAAAGGCTCTGACCTTCGAGGATGTTTTGTTGGTACCGCAATACTCTGAAATTTTACCCAAAGAGGTCGATATCAGCACGAGTTTTACAAAGAATATCACGCTAAATACCCCTCTTGTGAGTGCTGCGATGGATACGGTCACCGAGTACCGCACCGCGATAATGATGGCACGCCTAGGCGGCATCGGCGTTATCCATAAAAATATGGACGAGGACTCCCAAGCCAAGATGG of the uncultured Campylobacter sp. genome contains:
- a CDS encoding dihydroorotase — translated: MKILIKNGTIVNHNGSEEANVLIEGDKISKITRECLAADRVIDAADKLVMPGLIDMHVHFRDPGLEYKDDVISGSETAVAGGVTTCLPMANTKPVNDNSSITRAMIAKAKQRGLIDLLPIGAISQDCKGAKIVEMGDMLEAGCVAFSDDGLPVTDSSVMRQALEYSAHFGSFVINHSEDCSLCHGGVMNEGKISAILGLKGMASEKEEIMIARDLLLAKKTGGHIHVAHVSSAWSLKLIEQAKREGIRVTCEATPHHFTFDERELMGYDTNFKMSPPLRTQSDVQAIREALKSGLIDAIVTDHAPHNTDDKFVEFDHAPFGILGLQTLVPLTLRLVNEGVISLEDMVRLCSFNPAKILNLKDKGEIKEGFLADVAIIDPQISYVYDEALNKSKSRNSPLFGKQLTGAAVCTIKSGRVVYEFPNVVA
- a CDS encoding aspartate carbamoyltransferase catalytic subunit; its protein translation is MYKLKHLLSAQDLSREDIYDFIGLAREFKALNRSDVKKSDSLRGKTVINAFFENSTRTRTSFEIAAKRLGADSVNFTAADSSTKKGETLIDTIRNMQAMRTDIFVLRHSCSGAAKFVAANCDASIVNAGDGLNEHPSQALLDLFTISEHKGRIENLNVAIIGDIFRSRVARSDIWAMRKLGINVRLFGPPMMLRDCDAFGCPICKSVEEAIEGADVIIMLRIQLERQDGEPSFPSVREYSKFFGLTAKRMQAAKEGVMIMHPGPINRGVEINSDVADDPRYSCVLDQVENGEAMRMAILHTINLNRSAR
- a CDS encoding NAD(P)H-dependent oxidoreductase, coding for MKTLIILAHPNIANSLVNRHWRDAVLAHPDKFELHDLYALYADFKIDVEKEQKLLESHDKIVLQFPFRFSNCTPLLKQWFEDVFTRGWAYGTESGGKLKGKKFALAISLGATEANYSKNGIVGFSVDEVLAPFKATFNFVGATTMPNFVSYGFTYDKSEQAVENSAKNYIKYLNKL
- a CDS encoding CinA family protein, with protein sequence MKNIILVIGEEIRYDAALMSYISRSYERVFGRMDDLKFLSENDKVLPFVLEKMIDSYDFITIFAANSAYAVVGKILSTLSFDSLELKNGETLAPSMARTVAKNSFLLNVRGCSVNVIKALCLQSLPPILQDAPNAGESFYLFDCEYESVKQRLESLAISYKISLTISRPCSFLLLVRASAMKFGALDAFLQSVGKYYESCYIEGGDFMGFVVDRLREIGAKITFAESCTAGLIAAKFGAVAGVSDVFDGSLVSYANEIKNLWLNVCEDTLARYGAVSAQTVGEMLEGALQSSGASFALAVSGIAGPGGGSAQKPVGTVFIGAKEQGGKQIVGEFHLKGDRNYIREQSADIAICLLLKLRSDLFFGRLPSAIARDEI
- the ileS gene encoding isoleucine--tRNA ligase, whose amino-acid sequence is MDYKDTLFLPTTDFAMRGALPQNEPARFKAWYEQRKIYEKMKAKRKGASVSFNIHDGPPYANGHLHIGHALNKILKDIITKTHYFFGEEIRYVPGWDCHGLPIEQQVEIKLGDKKKSLSKVQIRELCRQHAKEFIDVQRNEFKDMGILGDWDDPYLTLKFEFEAEIYKALCQIAKKGILIERSKPVFWSWAAKSALAEAEVEYKDKEDYSIFVAFDLSGEANAKIGAKGAKAVIWTTTPWTLPANGAISLNPNEIYALTSENLILAKPLVESLVSLGITKGEIVKEFKATELEGLNAINPLNDRDSKFILGEHVLMDGGTGLVHTAPGHGEDDYFVGLKYGIEVIMPVDEGGCFDETLKTKKLFRADVVDELVGMHIFKANERILQILGPALIKSGKFVHSYPHCWRTHKPVIYRATKQWFIAMDEPKLSGKTLRQVALEEIEKVKFYPQSGINRLSSMIENRPDWCISRQRDWGVPIAFFRDKSTKEPIFDEKILNNIYEIFKAKGADAWWQMEISELLPQDSGYKPENLEKVMDILDVWFDSGSTWKAVLQSGAYDAGKFPADMYLEGSDQHRGWFQSSLLLSCAINECAPYKSILTHGFTVDEKGQKMSKSVGNVVYPQEVAKSHGVEILRLWVAMSDYSTDLKISDNILKQVSEQYRKIRNTIRFMLASTSDLNEIETSNFTRLDRWILTRAANAFASAEAAFRNYDFSKGFNALLNFLSADLSGIYLDICKDRLYCDAPDEPRRRSAQSAIALITRALLPLIAPTLTYTIDEVMQFAPSIIKEGKEDAFDLIYKPIEFDDFLEFDEILIKSREKFFELIDALKKDKIIKSTLELVLETSSNEILSNDILGVADWFMVSDVDTLQSEEALAEFKINDEIFRLVKSSKHKCPRCWKFNAKEPDELCPRCAKVMHAR
- the gatA gene encoding Asp-tRNA(Asn)/Glu-tRNA(Gln) amidotransferase subunit GatA, with product MISLKEALKLSADEISALRAELKDKILKTKELGAYVEQLTGEALNVSGEGVPIAIKDNIQVKDWSVTSASKILQGYVAPYDATVIKKLRERGLAPFGRTNMDEFAMGSTTESSFYGKTLNPTDHSRVPGGSSGGSAAAVAANIAVAALGSDTGGSIRQPAAFCGCVGFKPSYGRVSRYGLAAYSSSLDQIGPITRSVEDAAILYDIIAGRDEMDSTSYAGAYESTADKLNADRKLKIAVIKNYIDEASQQVKEALNLTIEKLKSFGHEIVYRDLCSSKYDIATYYIIATAEASANLSRYDGVRYGNRAKALNLKELYANTRGEGFGDEVKRRMLLGTFVLSSGYYDAYYIKAQKARAFIKSEYEEILKDADLIFMPIAPGVAYKFGELSDPLRAYLSDIYTIGVNLAGLPAISVPVAKNKEALNISAQLIGRAYDEQTVLDGGLSLEKIVKG